A single Streptomyces sp. 2114.4 DNA region contains:
- a CDS encoding metallopeptidase family protein, whose amino-acid sequence MDAPVPPRPAQPRIRRRDRHGRGMRGPIAPPQVPLSVTRADAFVDLVYDSRDRLERRWPQLSQVDFLVLEVPGSGPDDGPDTDAGEETVPLGRVAPAAGGYRDRIVIYRRPVEIRTKSRDERALLVHEVVVEQVAELLGLAPESVDPRYGQD is encoded by the coding sequence ATGGACGCTCCCGTACCTCCCCGACCGGCGCAGCCGCGGATCCGCCGCCGCGACCGCCACGGCCGCGGCATGCGCGGCCCGATCGCGCCGCCCCAGGTGCCGCTGTCGGTGACCCGCGCCGACGCGTTCGTGGATCTTGTCTATGACTCCCGGGACCGGCTGGAGCGGCGCTGGCCGCAGCTCTCCCAGGTCGACTTCCTCGTCCTGGAGGTGCCCGGGTCCGGGCCGGACGACGGGCCGGACACGGACGCCGGCGAGGAGACCGTGCCGCTGGGGCGGGTGGCGCCCGCCGCGGGCGGATATCGCGACCGGATCGTGATCTACCGCAGGCCGGTGGAGATCCGGACGAAGAGCCGTGACGAGCGGGCGCTGCTGGTGCACGAGGTCGTGGTCGAGCAGGTCGCCGAACTGCTGGGGCTGGCCCCGGAGTCGGTGGACCCGCGCTACGGCCAGGACTGA